The following are from one region of the Salvia splendens isolate huo1 chromosome 2, SspV2, whole genome shotgun sequence genome:
- the LOC121775837 gene encoding mogroside IE synthase-like, with product MSKLWPVHAIGPTLPPLYLDNIVQHDHDYGFNIFNPETHTCLKLLDSKAKGSVVYFSFGSAATLTTTQYAEVAKALTLTSKSFLWVVKPSEENKLPTNFKDTGSSGLVVSWCPQLQVLAHEAVGCFVSHSGWNSTLEAICLGVPVVAMPQILDQVTNAHYVEHVWKVGIKVESDEEGLCSSEEIRGCVDAIMDGERGGEIRRSVCGWRALAKEAM from the coding sequence ATGTCGAAGCTATGGCCGGTACATGCCATCGGGCCAACGCTACCGCCCCTATACCTAGACAACATAGTCCAACACGACCACGACTACGGCTTCAACATCTTCAATCCAGAAACACACACATGCTTGAAATTGCTTGATTCCAAGGCGAAAGGCTCAGTCGTCTACTTCTCCTTTGGCAGCGCCGCAACCCTAACCACAACGCAATACGCCGAGGTAGCCAAAGCCCTTACCCTCACCTCCAAAAGCTTCTTGTGGGTGGTGAAGCCATCCGAAGAAAACAAGCTCCCGACCAATTTCAAAGACACAGGATCATCAGGATTAGTGGTGTCATGGTGCCCTCAGCTGCAAGTGCTGGCGCACGAGGCGGTTGGGTGCTTCGTGTCTCACAGTGGCTGGAACTCGACTCTGGAGGCAATATGCCTCGGCGTGCCCGTGGTGGCGATGCCTCAGATTTTAGACCAAGTGACGAATGCACATTATGTGGAGCATGTTTGGAAAGTGGGGATTAAAGTTGAGAGCGACGAGGAGGGGCTTTGTTCGAGCGAGGAGATACGAGGATGCGTAGACGCGATCATGGATGGTGAGAGAGGGGGTGAGATTAGGAGGAGTGTGTGTGGATGGAGAGCTTTGGCGAAGGAGGCGATGTAG
- the LOC121780112 gene encoding flavonol 7-O-beta-glucosyltransferase UGT74F1-like: MASTNPPCSVNFESIYNDHAQGGVAGPSGFKGFLERFEAAASTNLIHLIKKFKDSNDPVKCLVYDANIAWASKVADEVAIARASFFMQSCAFVASCYPMHCDLAGVVSPVVPPLPMPGLPEPRLPNLPSLGPQVGRYSPVMRYILSLFDNNEKANWVFFNSFHKL; encoded by the coding sequence ATGGCATCAACAAATCCACCATGCTCCGTCAATTTCGAGTCCATCTACAACGACCACGCCCAGGGAGGCGTGGCGGGCCCCAGTGGGTTCAAGGGCTTCCTTGAAAGGTTCGAGGCGGCCGCCTCCACAAACTTGatacatctcatcaaaaaatttaaagattCCAACGACCCCGTGAAATGCTTAGTCTATGATGCAAACATAGCTTGGGCATCTAAGGTGGCCGATGAGGTCGCCATCGCTCGAGCTTCCTTCTTTATGCAATCGTGTGCCTTTGTTGCAAGTTGCTACCCGATGCACTGTGACTTGGCCGGGGTAGTGTCCCCAGTTGTCCCTCCTTTGCCCATGCCCGGCCTGCCCGAACCTCGCCTCCCAAATTTGCCCTCGTTGGGCCCTCAAGTAGGTAGATACTCCCCTGTTATGAGGTACATATTGAGCTTGTTTGACAACAATGAAAAAGCAAATTGGGTTTTCTTCAACTCCTTTCACAAATTGTAA
- the LOC121792915 gene encoding uncharacterized protein LOC121792915 produces MAETEVSNVASKMVAIEEICGLDMSSNQDILKPDSNGNNHHNQANDLDHSYIFVTGADGLPDDTLDDKGVAIGGSSVPPPPEDSQYKKVGEFCEEAPHLIEGESGEVRPSNGHCHLVNYITCNHESSHENGQGVQVSVTDSGELNANKIESSLEAEVELVDSDGISESLAKVEGFHVSVADPQEVHTGKPGSVAEATVKQVEDSISNGKSESMPGAEVEKAVDQNGGIEAVEDGEQENVDGVKIAETPPCLVENQETQVGALELVAEVEENGESRNNFSNINGSHSPNDGENQSNTSVTEALVQQSSQDMVVDEDKHDLQNVSMETENDAKPTSEAAEHEVPTSTSLGLDSEPFSVYNMDKILEEEAKTDLSSDVLENQQGDSGFSNIAQDMVGETDDLKPVVSSTDSHVQTTRDLVLEENNEDLPVPEVDNGAQYHEESQELQALCNADSQMLTTCDLVLDEKNEESSVSEVENVAKCDEKSEEPVVSSTASQVPNSREMVLEGKNEYSSVSEVEDGIQCHEESQEQPVLSSSDSHDETTSDLVLEGKKEDLPVSVSEVEDGIQCHEESQEQPVLSSSDSHDETTSDLVLEGKKEDLPVSVSEVEDGIQCHEESQEHPVVSSSDSHVETASDLVLDGKEDDLSVSVSEADSGSQNTKGSQEQPDVSGVSDDTLPSETSTEVSVQTECYPTADVHGPQSEFEVSDVAEIGKFSSPSVAGLESQIIEQVVPAHDSGIRCTVEEATSGSDCVLDMVGPEKEIAFEVGEAHSESTVSSGKSEVGDSSPETLDVKLEPDGHVPDFSAINSVEMIDDLTVSCRTDNSDSCNARVVDLELDVDGVEDVADQLAGAPENLLVQEKENTENSQNEETSVSSAGVSTTSTTDVEDNSIKTKTKPFNFLIRTPRFDDESLREQIRLAKLQVDETTRLRDAIQLQIQEKRLANTQIHGIDYEYAKSEGRNNRKLVRSKRTEIDSLQSVINKAKNALSIEDIDKQIHDMEHMIQHETLPLKEEKQFIREIKQLKQLREQLSSNMGSQDEIKKALEQREETEERLKILRKELDVLKSRVVKAEATAVEAGKKYDDENRKVKELQAQFRAANDVRQEAYAQWQDLRKELTKKSKYFFKYKDAAAVASNYAYSRDTEALYLLCMNQVESFMELWNTNPEFRSDYAKFNARSNVRRFGTLDCRSLGPDEVPPVVPSYANERGNKRLVVLTPVKVDLAQQVPTMELNQKIPTEKMTVDSKSTKKVTEPKNQNVVNAPAVTVQENGPDTHTVSHLADMEPVKSKEEIELIRKADELRREEDAAKLKEQRRLEALAKANEARERKKRQAEKMQQRAELKTQKEAEQREKEREKRLRKKERKKAVGTDANDITNNNCETAASSESAAENSKDVDVKETTTATTKKAQKPWLAAKHSKGKSIPPPLRNRNKKKLQQWMWVGITSIIILVLFWLGNMGMFSNVALKRRAPVY; encoded by the exons atgGCCGAAACGGAGGTTTCAAATGTGGCGTCTAAAATGGTTGCAATTGAGGAGATATGTGGGTTGGACATGAGCTCTAACCAGGATATACTGAAGCCCGACAGCAACGGTAACAACCACCATAACCAAGCCAATGATCTGGATCACTCATATATTTTTGTTACTGGGGCTGATGGCCTCCCTGATGATACTCTCGATGACAAGGGTGTGGCTATTGGGGGTTCTAGTGTTCCGCCTCCACCTGAGGATtcccaatataaaaaagttggTGAATTTTGTGAGGAAGCTCCACACCTGATTGAGGGGGAGAGTGGGGAAGTTAGGCCGAGCAATGGGCACTGTCACCTAGTAAATTATATTACCTGCAATCATGAGAGTTCCCATGAGAATGGACAGGGGGTCCAAGTTTCTGTTACTGACTCTGGGGAGTTGAATgctaataaaattgaaagttcgtTGGAAGCTGAAGTTGAACTTGTGGATTCAGATGGAATAAGTGAGAGCTTGGCAAAAGTTGAGGGGTTCCACGTTTCTGTTGCTGATCCTCAGGAGGTGCATACTGGGAAACCTGGAAGTGTGGCAGAAGCTACTGTTAAGCAAGTTGAGGATTCAATTTCAAACGGAAAATCTGAAAGCATGCCGGGAGCTGAGGTAGAGAAGGCTGTTGATCAAAATGGAGGAATTGAGGCCGTGGAAGATGGCGAACAGGAGAATGTTGATGGTGTTAAAATAGCAGAGACCCCTCCTTGTCTTGTTGAGAATCAGGAAACTCAAGTTGGGGCTTTAGAGTTGGTAGCAGAAGTAGAAGAGAATGGAGAATCACGTAACAATTTTTCGAACATCAATGGTTCCCACAGTCCCAATGATGGTGAGAATCAAAGTAACACAAGTGTAACTGAGGCATTGGTACAACAAAGCTCTCAAGACATGGTTGTGGATGAAGATAAGCATGATTTGCAAAATGTTTCTATGGAGACTGAGAATGATGCAAAACCGACCTCAGAAGCTGCAGAACATGAAGTTCCTACATCAACTTCGCTGGGTTTGGATTCAGAACCGTTTTCAGTTTATAATATGGACAAGATCCTTGAGGAGGAGGCGAAGACAGACTTGAGCTCGGATGTACTTGAAAATCAACAGGGTGACTCTGGGTTTAGCAACATTGCTCAAGATATGGTGGGAGAAACAGATGATCTAAAACCTGTTGTGAGTAGTACTGATTCTCATGTGCAAACTACTCGTGACTTGGTTTTAGAAGAAAACAATGAGGACTTGCCTGTACCTGAAGTTGATAATGGCGCACAATATCATGAAGAATCACAGGAACTCCAGGCTCTATGCAATGCTGATTCTCAAATGCTAACCACTTGTGACTTGGTCTTagatgaaaaaaatgaagaatcATCTGTATCCGAAGTTGAAAATGTGGCTAAATGTGATGAGAAATCAGAAGAACCTGTGGTGAGCAGCACTGCTTCTCAAGTGCCAAATAGTCGTGAAATGGTTTTAGAAGGAAAAAATGAATACTCATCTGTATCTGAAGTCGAAGATGGTATTCAATGTCATGAAGAATCTCAGGAGCAACCTGTGCTGAGTAGTTCTGATTCTCATGATGAAACTACTAGTGACTTGGTTTTAGAAGGAAAGAAAGAGGACTTGCCTGTATCTGTATCTGAAGTTGAAGATGGTATTCAATGTCATGAAGAATCTCAGGAGCAACCTGTGCTGAGTAGTTCTGATTCTCATGATGAAACTACTAGTGACTTGGTTTTAGAAGGAAAGAAAGAGGACTTGCCTGTATCTGTATCTGAAGTTGAAGATGGTATTCAATGTCATGAAGAATCTCAGGAGCATCCTGTGGTGAGTAGCTCTGATTCTCATGTTGAAACTGCTAGTGACTTGGTTTTAGATGGAAAGGAAGACGACTTGTCTGTATCTGTATCTGAAGCTGACAGTGGTTCTCAAAATACCAAAGGATCTCAGGAACAACCTGATGTTTCTGGAGTATCTGATGATACTTTGCCATCTGAAACCTCAACTGAGGTTTCTGTCCAAACTGAATGCTATCCAACAGCAGATGTTCATGGACCTcaaagtgaatttgaagtttctgaTGTTGCAGAAATTGGAAAATTCTCTTCTCCTTCAGTTGCTGGTCTAGAATCACAAATCATTGAGCAAGTAGTTCCTGCTCATGACAGTGGGATAAGGTGTACTGTAGAGGAGGCAACCTCAGGATCTGACTGTGTGCTTGACATGGTGGGTCCAGAAAAGGAAATAGCTTTCGAAGTTGGTGAGGCGCATTCTGAGTCTACAGTCTCAAGTGGGAAATCAGAAGTTGGAGATAGCTCACCAGAAACACTTGATGTGAAATTGGAACCTGATGGTCATGTTCCTGACTTTTCTGCCATTAACAGTGTAGAAATGATTGATGATTTGACTGTCTCTTGTAGAACCGATAATTCTGATAGTTGTAATGCTCGTGTAGTGGACCTTGAGTTGGATGTAGATGGTGTTGAAGATGTGGCAGATCAGCTGGCAGGTGCTCCAGAGAACCTGCTGGTGCAAGAGAAAGAGAACACTGAGAATTCTCAGAACGAAGAGACCTCTGTGTCTTCAGCAGGGGTGTCCACTACAAGTACTACTGATGTAGAAGACAACAGTATCAAGACTAAAACAAAGCCATTCAACTTTCTGATTAGGACTCCAAGATTTGATGATGAAAGTCTTAGAGAACAAATCAGACTTGCAAAGCTACAAGTTGATGAGACGACAAGGCTCAGGGATGCTATTCAACTTCAAATCCAGGAGAAAAGA CTGGCCAACACTCAGATTCATGGTATCGATTATGAGTATGCCAAGAGTGAAGGCAGGAATAATCGAAAGTTAGTCAGGTCAAAGCGCACAGAAATAGATTCTCTTCAGTCTGTGATTAACAAGGCAAAGAATGCATTATCTATTGAGGATATTGATAAACAG ATACATGATATGGAACATATGATACAACATGAGACTCTTCCCTTGAAGGAAGAAAAACAATTTATTCGTGAAATCAAGCAACTGAAGCAACTTCGTGAACAATTGTCTTCTAACATGGGTAGCCAAGATGAAATCAAGAAGGCTCTTGAGCAGAGAGAGGAGACTGAAGAGCGCTTAAAG ATTCTAAGGAAAGAGCTTGATGTTCTAAAGAGTAGAGTTGTAAAGGCTGAAGCAACTGCTGTGGAAGCTGGCAAAAAATATGATGATGAAAACAGGAAGGTTAAGGAACTCCAAGCTCAGTTTAGGGCTGCCAATGATGTCCGACAAGAAGCCTATGCTCAGTGGCAGGATTTGAGAAAAGAACTCACCAAAAAG AGCAAATACTTCTTCAAGTACAAGGATGCTGCTGCTGTTGCCAGCAATTATGCATATAGCAGGGATACAGAAGCACTTTACCTCTTGTGCATGAATCAG GTTGAAAGTTTTATGGAGCTGTGGAATACGAACCCTGAGTTCCGTAGCGACTATGCCAAGTTCAATGCAAGGAGTAATGTCCGGAGATTCGGGACTTTGGATTGTCGTTCACTTGGACCTGACGAGGTACCACCTGTCGTACCCAGTTATGCTAACGAGAGAGGTAATAAGAGGTTGGTGGTCTTAACACCAGTCAAGGTTGATCTAGCGCAACAAGTTCCAACTATGGAGCTAAATCAAAAAATACCTACTGAGAAAATGACTGTAGATAGTAAATCAACTAAGAAAGTGACAGAACCCAAGAACCAGAATGTAGTAAACGCGCCTGCTGTCACTGTACAAGAAAACGGGCCAGATACTCATACTGTAAGCCACCTTGCTGATATGGAGCCGGTCAAATCTAAGGAGGAGATTGAGTTGATAAGGAAAGCGGACGAACTGAGAAGAGAGGAAGACGCAGCAAAGCTGAAAGAGCAACGCCGCTTGGAGGCACTTGCAAAGGCCAATGAGGCACGCGAAAGGAAGAAGCGGCAAGCAGAGAAGATGCAGCAAAGAGCAGAACTGAAGACACAGAAGGAGGCAGAACAGAgagaaaag gagagagagaagagactGAGAAAGAAGGAAAGGAAGAAGGCTGTAGGAACAGACGCTAATGATATCACCAACAACAACTGTGAAACAGCAGCAAGCTCTGAAAGCGCAGCTGAGAATAGCAAGGACGTAGATGTGAAGGAGACGACTACTGCAACGACCAAAAAGGCTCAAAAGCCTTGGCTGGCTGCGAAGCACAGCAAGGGAAAATCCATCCCCCCACCTCTTCGAAATAGGAACAAGAAGAAACTGCAGCAGTGGATGTGGGTGGGCATCACAAGCATCATTATTTTAGTTCTTTTCTGGCTGGGAAACATGGGTATGTTCTCCAACGTTGCTCTCAAGCGCCGAGCCCCCGTTTACTAA